Proteins found in one Hippopotamus amphibius kiboko isolate mHipAmp2 chromosome 12, mHipAmp2.hap2, whole genome shotgun sequence genomic segment:
- the LOC130833712 gene encoding olfactory receptor 6C4-like, translated as MGNQTSVTEFILLGLTGDTKLQAVLFLFLLFTYILSITGNLIIIILTLLDCHLQTPMYFFLCNFSILEISFTSVFVPKMLVNIGTGDKTISFAACFTQLFFAILLGATEFYLLAVMSYDCYVAICKPLHYTTIMSRRLCIQLVLCSWFSGFLVVIVPHVMTLQLPFCASSIINHYCCDYTVLLHLSCSDTHLIEVIEFVLAVVTFIFTLMLVILSYMNIIRTILKIPCVEQRKKAFSTCSSHMIVISLSYGSCIFMYVNPSAKDAAAFNKRAAVLNTSVAPLLNPFIYTLRNKQVKTAFKDMVSKIKKFSRK; from the coding sequence ATGGGAAACCAGACATCAGTGACAGAGTTCATCCTTCTTGGACTGACAGGTGACACCAAGCTTCAAGctgtgcttttccttttcctgctgttCACGTACATTTTAAGTATCACTGGAAACTTGATCATCATCATTCTGACCCTGCTGGATTGTCACCTTCAGACTCCtatgtatttcttcctctgcaatttctcCATTTTGGAAATATCTTTTACCTCTGTCTTTGTTCCCAAAATGTTAGTCAATATTGGAACTGGAGACAAGACTATCTCTTTTGCTGCTTGTTTCACTCAGTTGTTTTTTGCCATCCTTCTGGGAGCAACTGAATTTTACCTTTTAGCTGTCATGTCCTATGATTGCTATGTTGCCATTTGCAAACCCCTACATTACACAACCATAATGAGCAGAAGACTCTGCATTCAACTTGTCCTGTGTTCCTGGTTCTCGGGTTTTTTAGTTGTCATTGTGCCACATGTAATGACTCTGCAGCTGCCTTTCTGCGCCTCCAGCATCATCAATCATTATTGCTGTGACTATACGGTACTGTTGCATTTATCCTGTTCAGACACACACCTCATAGAAGTGATTGAGTTTGTCCTTGCCGTGGTTACCTTCATCTTCACCTTGATGCTAGTGATTCTTTCCTACATGAACATTATCAGGACAATTCTGAAAATTCCCTGTgttgaacaaagaaaaaaagctttttctacatgtTCCTCTCACATGATTGTGATCTCACTTTCTTATGGAAGCTGCATCTTCATGTATGTAAATCCCTCTGCAAAGGATGCCGCAGCTTTTAATAAGAGAGCGGCTGTTTTAAACACCTCAGTTGCCCCTCTCTTGAACCCTTTCATCTATACACTAAGGAACAAGCAAGTGAAAACAGCCTTCAAAGACATGGTCagtaagataaaaaaattttcaagaaagtaa